The genomic stretch TGAGTAAATAAAATAGTGAAAACCATACATGACCCAGCCACCGTATAAAGAAAATAGTTATGACTATGGGTAAGCACTAATGAAAATATGGCTTGAAAGATGGGACCAATACAAATAACGGCGAGTGGATTAAAATACTTTTGAGTGAAAGCCGCGATCGGCGCTGGAAAAATAGAAACAATACCGTAAATAATTAATGTCAGTGCAACAGAACTTTCTCCAAAACCACGTGCAATTCCAATACGTTCATAAAAGCTGACATTCATAGAATTTGTCATGGCTAATAAAGATATTCCAAAAATACAGCACCAAATATATTTTGAAAATTTAGGACGATGGTACGATTCAAATTGAATATTGTCCTGTTTTTTATTGACTTGGGGATAGAATAAAAAAGCAATAAACGCTGCAACAGCCATAATTGAGGCAAGAATCAAAAATAGTGTAGAGCCGCCAAAATTCCTAATTAAATTTAAAGAACCTGCTAAAAATAAAATAGCAAAAATACCAAGTGCTAGACCGGCAAATCCAAATATTCTATGAGGATTTATACTTCTTCCCATAGTGCCATGAGTGAAGCTCAAGGCAAGGCCTGCAGAAAAGCCACCTACCAGATGTAATATTGCTAATACTGAAAAATGAGTATTTTTTGAGGCTAAGTAAAAAGCACAGCAAGCAGAAAGGAATCCAATAAAAACGGGCCATTTAGGATTAAAACGGTTAAAAATAGGCGCAAATATTAAACTTGCAAGCATTGCTCCTAATAAGAACAGGGTGACTAGGCCACCCGCTTGTTGAAAACCAAAATGATAATTCGCAATGAGTGTGCCTATCCAGATTGGTAAGGCAACCAAATCAACCATACCTGCACAGTGAGACGTCATGAGCGCAAGCATTCCTCGCTTACTTTCGATTTTATGCATCATCCTTATTCCTTTAAATAATCCCTTTAAAGATTAGATTTTTCCTTAGTCCATCATTGTATGAGTGGACAAAAAACATCCTAAATAAAAGATAAGATGAAACATGTTGATGTGTCAACAATAATTGTTGACACATCAACGAAATTTGTATTTTAATAATTCCAGATGAATTAGAAGCCTTCGAGTTTTTAGTTTGAAGTTTCTCAAATGGAGTTGAATGCATGAACATTCTTGGTTTAGAAAGTCTGGTTTTTGGAGTATTAGACTTAGATGCGTGTCACCAGTACTTGCTAGATTACGGTTTAAATCTTGTTGAAAAAAATGAACGTGGGGGAATTTACGAAGCTTTAGATGGCGGTACTATTGTTTTTAAATTAGATACAGACCCATCTTTACCAAAAGCGAATGCTCCAGCACCTAATATCCGTGAAACAGTGTACGGCGTTGCTGATCAAAATGAATTAGACCTTATTGCAGCAGAACTTTCTAAAGATAGAGAAGTGAATACTGACGATGAAGGAACAATCCATTCTTTTGATGATAGTGGATTTGCAATTGCATTTCGTATTACACGTAAACGTAAAATAGTTGCCCCTCATGTAGGGATAAATGTACCGGGTCAAGAACCTGGGCGTGCCATTAATGAATGTGGCGTATTGCTTGAAGATCATAGTAAAACACCACGATCTCTTTCTCATGTCGTTTATTTCGTTCCAGATCATAAAAAGGCTGAAGCTTTTTATGCCGATCGACTCGGTTTCATCACGACTGATCGTTTTATCAATATTGGACCTTTTATGCGTCCAGCTGGCTTAAATGAACACCATTCTTTATTTCTAATTCAAAGCTTTAATCCACATATGGTGGGTGTAAATCATTTTACTTTCCATTTTGGATCAGGTTATGAGGTTTTAAGAAATGGTTGGGAATTTGCTCAGAAAGGATATAAGAGCTTCTGGGGACCAGGCCGCCACATTATGGGAAGTAATTTCTTTTGGTATTTCAATAGCCCATTTGGTGGAACGATGGAGTTTGATGCAGATATGGACTTGCACGATGACAATTGGACACCACGTGCAATGCCAATGGGAAGTGACGCCTCACAAGTCTTCTTATTTGACCAACGTAAAAAATGGTCACCAGGAGAATAATGTCAAATAAAAATATTTTTATCGCAAAAACTTCGGAACTTAGTCAAAGCACTGCGAAAGGAATTTCATTAGACGGAGTAAATGATCAGCTTTTTTTGGTTATGACAGATACAGAAGTAGCGGTATGGGTAAATGACTGTCCACATAACCATCGTCCACTGGAATATCAAAAGGATAAGTTTTTATCGGCTGATGGGAAACATATTGTTTGTTATGCCCATTCTGCACATTTTGACAAAGTTTCTGGAGAGTGTTTTGCAGGCCCATGTAAAGGGAAAAAGTTAAGAAAGATTCAGCATCACGTAATAGATGGTGAGATTTATATTGAATCGAAAAGTTTAATCAATCTTAAGGGTTAAGAGGTTTTTTATGTTTGTTTATTTTCCAAAAAACTATGTTTGGAGTATGTCCACCGTTATTGCTGCAACACATGGTGGAAGTATCGGTGAAATTGATGAG from Acinetobacter pittii encodes the following:
- a CDS encoding MFS transporter; translation: MMHKIESKRGMLALMTSHCAGMVDLVALPIWIGTLIANYHFGFQQAGGLVTLFLLGAMLASLIFAPIFNRFNPKWPVFIGFLSACCAFYLASKNTHFSVLAILHLVGGFSAGLALSFTHGTMGRSINPHRIFGFAGLALGIFAILFLAGSLNLIRNFGGSTLFLILASIMAVAAFIAFLFYPQVNKKQDNIQFESYHRPKFSKYIWCCIFGISLLAMTNSMNVSFYERIGIARGFGESSVALTLIIYGIVSIFPAPIAAFTQKYFNPLAVICIGPIFQAIFSLVLTHSHNYFLYTVAGSCMVFTILFTHTYAFGLLARLEPTGRAVAGTPAMLMFGAALGPILAGTLVQYISFEAIGIMGCILVIGQLILFNIVRAYYTHHGIAQNA
- a CDS encoding VOC family protein gives rise to the protein MNILGLESLVFGVLDLDACHQYLLDYGLNLVEKNERGGIYEALDGGTIVFKLDTDPSLPKANAPAPNIRETVYGVADQNELDLIAAELSKDREVNTDDEGTIHSFDDSGFAIAFRITRKRKIVAPHVGINVPGQEPGRAINECGVLLEDHSKTPRSLSHVVYFVPDHKKAEAFYADRLGFITTDRFINIGPFMRPAGLNEHHSLFLIQSFNPHMVGVNHFTFHFGSGYEVLRNGWEFAQKGYKSFWGPGRHIMGSNFFWYFNSPFGGTMEFDADMDLHDDNWTPRAMPMGSDASQVFLFDQRKKWSPGE
- a CDS encoding Rieske (2Fe-2S) protein — encoded protein: MSNKNIFIAKTSELSQSTAKGISLDGVNDQLFLVMTDTEVAVWVNDCPHNHRPLEYQKDKFLSADGKHIVCYAHSAHFDKVSGECFAGPCKGKKLRKIQHHVIDGEIYIESKSLINLKG